One window from the genome of Sesamum indicum cultivar Zhongzhi No. 13 linkage group LG15, S_indicum_v1.0, whole genome shotgun sequence encodes:
- the LOC105177355 gene encoding ethylene-responsive transcription factor 10-like yields MARKRKAGEELDDHEKLNPGEGNLASLNEMVKEAAAVVALGGVKRARKRFVGVRQRPSGRWVAEIKDTIQKIRVWLGTFDTAEEAARAYDEAACLLRGANTRTNFWPCSPNSSSTPALPSRITNLLLSKLKARNNALAASSDSTSNSSSSLASLMPSIAQEREMEYTDEVPDFSEPYFGDFINDPDENFSMENNSLIAASDYKSLSFESSVIEADSNCQTSEHKVSSELEMENEIEENSASLEAVDLHFVDEIGSSSSAYSPFEIAEEISKPLVQDDEPLMLSEAMKRMNYERKFSASLYAFNGINECLKLKLGNRFNRSEQITRLRNACKLNQEEMMMMENNVDREGMKGNEDDSLEKEDGELSLWSSIDLPTICFVN; encoded by the coding sequence ATGGCAAGGAAAAGAAAGGCTGGTGAGGAGTTGGATGATCATGAAAAACTTAATCCTGGAGAAGGAAACTTAGCTTCCTTGAATGAGATGGTAAAGGAAGCAGCAGCTGTGGTGGCACTAGGCGGAGTTAAAAGAGCGCGAAAGAGGTTTGTAGGGGTTCGGCAGCGCCCATCAGGGCGGTGGGTGGCGGAGATAAAGGACACCATACAAAAGATAAGGGTCTGGTTAGGCACGTTTGATACGGCAGAGGAGGCTGCCAGGGCGTATGATGAGGCTGCCTGTTTGCTTCGTGGGGCTAATACAAGAACGAATTTCTGGCCCTGTTCGCCTAATTCTTCTTCCACTCCTGCTCTGCCTTCAAGAATCACAAATCTTCTCCTCAGCAAGCTTAAGGCAAGAAACAATGCGTTAGCTGCTAGTTCTGATTCCACTTCCAACTCGTCTTCATCATTGGCATCTTTGATGCCGTCTATTGCTCAAGAACGGGAAATGGAGTACACAGATGAAGTCCCTGATTTCTCCGAACCATATTTTGGAGATTTTATTAACGACCCTGATGAGAATTTTTCCATGGAAAACAACAGCCTGATCGCTGCTAGTGATTACAAAAGCCTGAGTTTTGAATCATCCGTAATAGAAGCTGATTCCAACTGTCAAACCAGTGAACATAAAGTTTCCAGCGAAttggaaatggaaaatgagATTGAGGAAAACAGTGCTAGCCTGGAAGCTGTGGACCTCCACTTTGTTGATGAAATCGGGTCATCCTCCTCTGCATATTCGCCATTCGAAATTGCTGAGGAAATTTCAAAGCCATTGGTGCAAGATGATGAGCCCTTGATGTTGAGTGAAGCAATGAAGAGGATGAACTATGAGAGGAAGTTTTCAGCTTCTCTGTATGCCTTCAACGGGATCAACGAGTGCCTGAAGCTGAAGCTTGGGAACAGATTCAACAGGTCTGAACAGATAACTAGGCTTAGGAATGCTTGTAAATTGAACCAAGaagagatgatgatgatggaaaACAACGTTGATCGAGAAGGGATGAAAGGCAATGAGGATGATAGTTTAGAGAAGGAAGATGGAGAATTGTCGCTTTGGAGCTCGATTGATCTTCCAACTATATGCTTCGTTAATTAA
- the LOC105177280 gene encoding CSC1-like protein HYP1 isoform X2: protein MILSALLTSVGINVALCLIFFILYSVLRNRPSYADFYIPRLVAEGKFQREDEFSVGKLLSSVKWVKRAWQPSEDELLANSGLDAVVFMRIFTFGLRVFRFAGIVGICVLLPFNYMGNQLNIDFTDLPNKSLESFSISNVDDGSNRLWIHFAAVYIFTAVVCYLLYYEYDYIASKRIAYFYSSKPRPGQFTVLFTFLVRSIPATSGRSFSESVESFFSEYYPSTYLSHSVVRRTSKLKGLMNEADKVYKRLVHVKSKKHPQQRFKRAGFMGLFGRKVDLLDHYEKKLEDVEGNVRTERASISGKEVPAAFVSFKSRFSAAVVSHVQQGVKPTEWLTEPAPDPQDVYWPFFSASFIKRWFCNIAVIFACIFVTVLFLVPVLLVQGLTHLDQLEVWLPFLRGILNLKIVSQVITGYFPSLILEMFLSLVPPVMIVLSSIQGYIALSQIEKSACIKVLWFTIWNIFFANVLSGSALYRVDVFLEPKRIPELLAVAVPGQASFFIAYVVTSGWTKTFSSELFRLKRLFWSFLKGTLCWKSDEELEVPSNPYHSEIPRILFFSLLGITYFFLAPLILPFLLVYYCLGYVIYRNQLLPETIFT, encoded by the exons ATGATTCTTTCTGCACTTCTGACCTCTGTTGGAATAAACGTTGCCCtttgtcttatttttttcatcctttATTCTGTACTAAGAAACCGGCCAAGCTATGCCGATTTCTATATACCACGCTTGGTTGCTGAAGGGAAATTCCAAAGGGAAGATGAATTCAGCGTGGGAAAGTTACTATCTTCTGTCAAATGGGTGAAAAGAGCATGGCAGCCCTCTGAAGATGAGCTTTTGGCGAATTCTGGATTGGATGCTGTTGTGTTCATGAGAATTTTTACATTCGG ACTGAGAGTATTTAGATTTGCGGGCATTGTTGGAATTTGTGTTCTTCTCCCGTTCAATTATATGGGGAATCAGCTAAATATTGACTTTACTGACTTACCAAACAAGTCCTTGGAATCATTCAGTATTTCAAATGTTGATGATGGGTCAAACAG GTTATGGATACACTTTGCTGctgtttatattttcacaGCCGTTGTCTGCTATCTTCTTTACTAT GAATATGACTATATTGCATCCAAACGGATTGCTTACTTCTATTCTTCAAAACCTCGGCCAGGCCAGTTCACTGttttattcacttttttaGTTCGAAGCATCCCTGCCACTTCTGGGAGGAGCTTCAGTGAGAGCGTTGAGAGCTTTTTCAGTGAATACTACCCGTCTACCTATCTTTCCCACTCTGTGGTTCGTCGGACAAGCAAACTTAAAGGGCTCATG aatGAGGCGGACAAGGTGTATAAAAGGCTTGTACACGTAAAATCAAAAAAGCATCCTCAACAAAGATTCAAGCGTGCTGGCTTTATGGGCCTTTTTGGACGCAAAGTTGACCTCCTAGATCATTATGAGAAGAAGCTAGAAGATGTGGAAGGTAATGTCAGGACAGAACGAGCTTCTATTTCTGGCAAG GAAGTTCCGGCTGCATTTGTATCTTTCAAGTCTCGATTTAGTGCTGCGGTAGTGTCACACGTTCAACAAGGGGTTAAACCCACAGAATGGCTTACTGAGCCAGCTCCTGATCCCCAGGATGTATATTGGCCATTCTTTTCTGCGTCATTTATCAAAAGATGGTTTTGCAACATTGCTGTTATTTTTGCATGTATTTTTGTAACTGTTCTGTTCCTTGTACCTGTTCTCTTAGTGCAAGGTCTTACTCATTTGGATCAGTTGGAGGTTTGGTTACCTTTTCTGAGAGGCATATTAAATCT GAAAATCGTTAGCCAAGTAATTACAGGATATTTTCCAAGTCTCATACTTGAGATGTTTTTATCTTTAGTGCCACCCGTCATGATTGTGCTTTCCTCCATACAAGGCTACATTGCCCTTAGTCAGATTGAGAAAAGTGCATGTATCAAAGTGTTGTGGTTCACCATATGGAACATCTTCTTTGCAAATGTACTCTCAGGATCAGCACTGTATAGGGTTGATGTCTTTCTTGAGCCCAAAAGAATTCCTGAACTATTGGCGGTGGCAGTTCCTGGACAG gcttcatttttcattgcaTATGTTGTAACATCTGGATGGACCAAAACGTTTTCTTCAGAACTTTTTCGGCTAAAGCGGCTCTTTTGGAGTTTTCTTAAAGGAACATTGTGTTGGAAATCTGATGAGGAACTTGAGGTCCCGTCTAATCCTTATCACAGTGAAATTCCCAGGATTCTATTTTTCAGCCTTCTTGGTATAACATACTTCTTCCTCGCACCCCTGATTTTGCCATTCCTCTTGGTTTACTATTGCCTTGGTTATGTCATCTACCGCAACCAG TTATTGCCGGAGACGATTTTTACCTAG
- the LOC105177280 gene encoding CSC1-like protein HYP1 isoform X1 — translation MILSALLTSVGINVALCLIFFILYSVLRNRPSYADFYIPRLVAEGKFQREDEFSVGKLLSSVKWVKRAWQPSEDELLANSGLDAVVFMRIFTFGLRVFRFAGIVGICVLLPFNYMGNQLNIDFTDLPNKSLESFSISNVDDGSNRLWIHFAAVYIFTAVVCYLLYYEYDYIASKRIAYFYSSKPRPGQFTVLFTFLVRSIPATSGRSFSESVESFFSEYYPSTYLSHSVVRRTSKLKGLMNEADKVYKRLVHVKSKKHPQQRFKRAGFMGLFGRKVDLLDHYEKKLEDVEGNVRTERASISGKEVPAAFVSFKSRFSAAVVSHVQQGVKPTEWLTEPAPDPQDVYWPFFSASFIKRWFCNIAVIFACIFVTVLFLVPVLLVQGLTHLDQLEVWLPFLRGILNLKIVSQVITGYFPSLILEMFLSLVPPVMIVLSSIQGYIALSQIEKSACIKVLWFTIWNIFFANVLSGSALYRVDVFLEPKRIPELLAVAVPGQASFFIAYVVTSGWTKTFSSELFRLKRLFWSFLKGTLCWKSDEELEVPSNPYHSEIPRILFFSLLGITYFFLAPLILPFLLVYYCLGYVIYRNQLLNVYAPKFETGGKFWPVVHDATIFSLILMHVIAIGIFGLKKVPLASSLTIPLPILTLIFNSYCRRRFLPSFKSYPAECLINKDRFDQSDPSISSFYDELATAYRDPAMKSGRYSEARESSSSPLLYGAHR, via the exons ATGATTCTTTCTGCACTTCTGACCTCTGTTGGAATAAACGTTGCCCtttgtcttatttttttcatcctttATTCTGTACTAAGAAACCGGCCAAGCTATGCCGATTTCTATATACCACGCTTGGTTGCTGAAGGGAAATTCCAAAGGGAAGATGAATTCAGCGTGGGAAAGTTACTATCTTCTGTCAAATGGGTGAAAAGAGCATGGCAGCCCTCTGAAGATGAGCTTTTGGCGAATTCTGGATTGGATGCTGTTGTGTTCATGAGAATTTTTACATTCGG ACTGAGAGTATTTAGATTTGCGGGCATTGTTGGAATTTGTGTTCTTCTCCCGTTCAATTATATGGGGAATCAGCTAAATATTGACTTTACTGACTTACCAAACAAGTCCTTGGAATCATTCAGTATTTCAAATGTTGATGATGGGTCAAACAG GTTATGGATACACTTTGCTGctgtttatattttcacaGCCGTTGTCTGCTATCTTCTTTACTAT GAATATGACTATATTGCATCCAAACGGATTGCTTACTTCTATTCTTCAAAACCTCGGCCAGGCCAGTTCACTGttttattcacttttttaGTTCGAAGCATCCCTGCCACTTCTGGGAGGAGCTTCAGTGAGAGCGTTGAGAGCTTTTTCAGTGAATACTACCCGTCTACCTATCTTTCCCACTCTGTGGTTCGTCGGACAAGCAAACTTAAAGGGCTCATG aatGAGGCGGACAAGGTGTATAAAAGGCTTGTACACGTAAAATCAAAAAAGCATCCTCAACAAAGATTCAAGCGTGCTGGCTTTATGGGCCTTTTTGGACGCAAAGTTGACCTCCTAGATCATTATGAGAAGAAGCTAGAAGATGTGGAAGGTAATGTCAGGACAGAACGAGCTTCTATTTCTGGCAAG GAAGTTCCGGCTGCATTTGTATCTTTCAAGTCTCGATTTAGTGCTGCGGTAGTGTCACACGTTCAACAAGGGGTTAAACCCACAGAATGGCTTACTGAGCCAGCTCCTGATCCCCAGGATGTATATTGGCCATTCTTTTCTGCGTCATTTATCAAAAGATGGTTTTGCAACATTGCTGTTATTTTTGCATGTATTTTTGTAACTGTTCTGTTCCTTGTACCTGTTCTCTTAGTGCAAGGTCTTACTCATTTGGATCAGTTGGAGGTTTGGTTACCTTTTCTGAGAGGCATATTAAATCT GAAAATCGTTAGCCAAGTAATTACAGGATATTTTCCAAGTCTCATACTTGAGATGTTTTTATCTTTAGTGCCACCCGTCATGATTGTGCTTTCCTCCATACAAGGCTACATTGCCCTTAGTCAGATTGAGAAAAGTGCATGTATCAAAGTGTTGTGGTTCACCATATGGAACATCTTCTTTGCAAATGTACTCTCAGGATCAGCACTGTATAGGGTTGATGTCTTTCTTGAGCCCAAAAGAATTCCTGAACTATTGGCGGTGGCAGTTCCTGGACAG gcttcatttttcattgcaTATGTTGTAACATCTGGATGGACCAAAACGTTTTCTTCAGAACTTTTTCGGCTAAAGCGGCTCTTTTGGAGTTTTCTTAAAGGAACATTGTGTTGGAAATCTGATGAGGAACTTGAGGTCCCGTCTAATCCTTATCACAGTGAAATTCCCAGGATTCTATTTTTCAGCCTTCTTGGTATAACATACTTCTTCCTCGCACCCCTGATTTTGCCATTCCTCTTGGTTTACTATTGCCTTGGTTATGTCATCTACCGCAACCAG CTATTAAATGTTTATGCACCCAAGTTTGAAACTGGTGGAAAGTTTTGGCCCGTAGTGCACGATGcaacaatattttctttaatattgaTGCATGTTATTGCCATTGGTATATTCGGTCTGAAGAAAGTTCCACTGGCTTCCAGCTTAACAATTCCTCTTCCAATTCTCACCCTCATTTTCAACAGTTATTGCCGGAGACGATTTTTACCTAGTTTCAAAAGTTACCCTGCTGAG TGCTTAATAAACAAGGATAGATTTGATCAAAGTGATCCCAGTATATCTTCTTTCTACGATGAACTCGCCACTGCGTATCGTGATCCTGCAATGAAATCAGGCAGATATTCTGAAGCCAGGGAAAGTAGCAGCTCCCCTCTTCTGTATGGTGCTCATAGGTGA